The following coding sequences are from one Nicotiana tabacum cultivar K326 chromosome 1, ASM71507v2, whole genome shotgun sequence window:
- the LOC107765469 gene encoding NAC domain-containing protein 43-like: MSKDMNLSVNGQSQVPPGFRFHPTEEELLHYYLRKKVACEKIDLDVIRDVDLNKLEPWDIQEKCRIGGSTPQNDWYFFSHKDKKYPTGTRTNRATAAGFWKATGRDKVIHSNCKRIGMRKTLVFYKGRAPHGQKSDWIMHEYRLDDNTNPQEAVNASESSSPEEGWVVCRVFKKKNYHKALESPHQSSSAVSIMNSRTLIQKPNNDGVLDQILMYMGRSSCKQQDHENKHNINLVNNINNIHLDDHHMQINSNSFINSSGSRFLHLPGLENHHSPTTNMDDDVSSLQLIQQDCSFGHENMLTETEPSSGAGPSDWVALDRLVASQLNGHVETSNNLYFPLHNNGLQLRTNGRPNDEDDAFSQSQAAHDDDVEFWSYARSSSSSPSDPLCHLSV, from the exons ATGTCAAAAGACATGAATCTATCAGTAAATGGGCAATCTCAAGTGCCTCCAGGATTCCGTTTCCATCCAACGGAAGAAGAACTTCTACACTATTACTTGAGGAAAAAGGTTGCTTGTGAAAAAATTGATCTTGATGTTATTCGCGACGTTGATCTCAACAAGCTCGAACCATGGGACATTCAAG AGAAGTGCAGAATAGGAGGATCGACGCCGCAAAACGATTGGTACTTCTTCAGTCACAAAGACAAAAAGTATCCGACAGGAACTCGAACCAATCGTGCTACTGCTGCGGGGTTCTGGAAAGCCACAGGTCGTGATAAAGTCATACACAGCAATTGTAAGAGAATTGGGATGAGAAAAACCTTAGTCTTCTATAAAGGACGTGCCCCTCATGGCCAAAAATCAGATTGGATCATGCATGAATATCGCCTCGATGACAACACCAATCCCCAAGAGGCCGTCAAC GCCTCTGAATCAAGTAGCCCGGAAGAAGGGTGGGTGGTGTGTCGAGTTTTCAAGAAGAAGAATTACCATAAGGCACTTGAGAGTCCTCATCAGAGTTCATCAGCTGTTTCTATTATGAACTCAAGAACACTTATTCAGAAACCAAACAACGACGGCGTTCTAGATCAAATACTCATGTACATGGGAAGATCGTCATGTAAACAACAAGATCATGAAAACAAACACAACATCAACTTGgtcaacaacatcaataacatacACTTAGATGATCATCACATGCAAATAAACAGCAATTCCTTCATCAACAGCAGCGGTAGTAGATTCCTACACCTTCCAGGGTTAGAGAATCATCATTCTCCGACGACCAACATGGATGATGACGTGTCATCTCTGCAACTAATCCAACAAGATTGCAGCTTTGGTCATGAGAATATGTTAACAGAAACTGAACCTTCTTCTGGTGCTGGTCCAAGTGATTGGGTAGCTCTGGATCGACTGGTGGCTTCTCAACTGAATGGCCATGTGGAAACATCAAACAACTTATATTTTCCTCTGCATAATAATGGGTTACAGCTGCGTACCAATGGGAGACCAAATGATGAGGACGACGCGTTCTCTCAATCTCAAGCTGCACATGACGATGATGTTGAATTTTGGAGCTATGCTCGatcttcctcatcatcaccctctgATCCATTATGCCACTTGTCGGTTTAA